One stretch of Pseudomonas fragi DNA includes these proteins:
- a CDS encoding anti-sigma factor family protein: protein MITTPPSEHDLHAYVDHALSAAERLEIERYLQANPLIAAQVEAWQRDAQNLRSALHQGLLQAANPALDPAAIRQRQRRQARRHWASAAVLLLAVGIGGIGGWQARQMTQAGSSLPMSDALAAHRMFAEKGFLPADYHVAQGSEMQGWLDRYFSRAERLPDLTGAGFQPVSSRLLSTDQGGAAMVLYQDRQGRQISFYIRPPGPHNSLLPRGSRQDGELQAQYWSGPGYNYAVVGPAGLLETVGL from the coding sequence ATGATCACCACCCCACCCAGTGAGCACGACCTTCACGCTTACGTCGATCACGCACTCAGCGCCGCCGAACGCCTTGAAATCGAGCGATATCTGCAGGCCAACCCGCTAATCGCCGCGCAGGTCGAGGCCTGGCAGCGCGACGCGCAAAACCTGCGCAGCGCACTGCATCAAGGCTTGCTGCAAGCTGCCAACCCGGCCCTCGACCCTGCGGCCATACGCCAGCGCCAGCGCCGCCAGGCACGGCGCCATTGGGCCAGTGCAGCGGTATTGCTGTTGGCCGTGGGCATCGGTGGCATAGGCGGCTGGCAGGCCAGGCAAATGACCCAGGCAGGCAGCAGCTTGCCCATGAGCGACGCACTGGCGGCCCATCGCATGTTTGCCGAAAAAGGATTTTTGCCCGCGGACTATCACGTTGCCCAAGGCAGTGAGATGCAAGGTTGGCTTGACCGTTATTTCAGCCGTGCCGAACGCTTGCCGGACTTGACCGGCGCAGGCTTCCAGCCCGTCAGCAGTCGCTTGCTGAGCACCGACCAGGGCGGTGCGGCGATGGTGCTGTACCAGGACCGGCAAGGTCGGCAGATCAGCTTCTATATCCGCCCGCCCGGTCCGCACAACAGCCTGCTGCCACGGGGTAGCCGCCAGGATGGTGAGTTGCAGGCCCAGTACTGGTCGGGCCCTGGCTACAACTACGCCGTGGTCGGCCCGGCCGGGCTGCTGGAAACGGTGGGGCTGTGA
- a CDS encoding catalase family peroxidase, whose protein sequence is MVDQLPPVRPVQPPLSPASVLLRLTAIGGVVAVILGGFYYVNGTLDPQRLRPAKLVNALEHNNGVYPGYRRNHAKGVCVVGYFQGSGAAQGLSVAQVFGTQRTPVVGRFALPSGNPYAPDSSVPIRSFALRFTQANGQQWRTGMNSMPVFPVGTPEAFYQMLQAGAPEAATGKPAPGAMPAFFAAHPETAAFLQWVKTAKPSASYATENYNGINAFYLVNAAGQRQAVRWGVVPLGQDAPGAAAPGDADYLQRDLEKRLAQGPLKWQLNLTLAAAGDPINDASQAWPAGREVVNAGTLVLEKAQAQNDGECRDINYDPLILPSGIEGSADPLLAARSAAYASSYVRRTREVDQLPKEPQP, encoded by the coding sequence ATGGTCGATCAATTGCCGCCTGTGCGGCCCGTTCAACCCCCGTTGAGCCCTGCCAGCGTGCTGCTGCGTCTGACGGCGATTGGCGGGGTGGTGGCGGTTATCCTGGGCGGTTTTTACTACGTCAATGGCACGCTGGACCCCCAGCGGTTGAGGCCCGCCAAGTTGGTCAATGCACTGGAGCACAACAACGGCGTTTACCCCGGTTACCGGCGCAATCATGCCAAGGGCGTGTGCGTGGTGGGGTATTTCCAGGGCAGTGGTGCGGCGCAGGGCTTGTCCGTGGCCCAAGTGTTCGGCACCCAGCGCACCCCGGTGGTCGGACGGTTTGCCTTGCCCAGTGGCAACCCTTATGCGCCTGACAGCAGCGTGCCGATCCGCAGTTTTGCCCTGCGTTTTACCCAAGCCAACGGTCAGCAGTGGCGCACCGGGATGAACAGCATGCCGGTGTTCCCGGTGGGCACGCCCGAGGCGTTCTACCAGATGCTGCAAGCCGGTGCGCCAGAAGCGGCCACGGGCAAGCCTGCACCCGGGGCGATGCCTGCGTTTTTTGCGGCGCACCCTGAAACGGCGGCATTTTTGCAGTGGGTCAAGACGGCAAAACCGTCGGCCAGTTATGCCACTGAAAACTATAACGGGATCAATGCGTTTTATCTGGTCAACGCCGCCGGGCAACGTCAGGCGGTGCGCTGGGGAGTGGTGCCATTGGGGCAGGATGCGCCAGGGGCAGCGGCGCCCGGCGATGCCGATTATCTGCAGCGGGACCTGGAAAAGCGTCTGGCGCAAGGGCCGTTGAAATGGCAGCTCAACCTGACATTGGCCGCGGCGGGTGACCCAATCAATGATGCCAGCCAGGCCTGGCCTGCGGGGCGCGAGGTGGTGAACGCGGGGACTTTGGTGCTGGAAAAGGCCCAGGCGCAAAACGACGGCGAATGCCGCGATATCAATTACGACCCGCTGATTTTGCCCAGTGGCATCGAGGGCTCGGCTGATCCGTTGCTGGCGGCACGTTCGGCGGCCTATGCCAGTTCCTATGTACGGCGTACCCGTGAAGTTGACCAGCTACCCAAGGAGCCACAACCATGA
- a CDS encoding sigma-70 family RNA polymerase sigma factor codes for MTSFDEQLRELIPRLRRFALSLTRHASNADDLVQTCLERALGSVAEKRPEGDLRAWLFTILYRQFVDQHRRSRRYARMLEFFTGRDDTQPSTERTVLAQSTLEAFEQLNSEQRALLLWVSVEGLSYKQVAEILDVPIGTVMSRLSRARTALRQLSEGEITRPALRRLK; via the coding sequence ATGACCTCATTTGATGAGCAACTGCGCGAACTGATCCCGCGCCTGCGCCGGTTTGCGCTGTCGCTGACCCGTCATGCCAGCAATGCCGATGACCTGGTGCAAACCTGCCTGGAGCGCGCCCTGGGCAGCGTTGCCGAGAAACGCCCAGAGGGCGACTTGCGGGCCTGGCTGTTCACCATCCTGTACCGCCAGTTTGTCGACCAACACCGCCGTTCCCGGCGCTATGCGCGCATGCTGGAGTTTTTTACCGGCCGCGATGACACCCAGCCCTCCACCGAGCGCACGGTGCTTGCGCAATCGACCCTCGAAGCCTTTGAACAGTTGAACAGCGAACAACGCGCCCTGCTGCTCTGGGTGTCGGTTGAAGGCTTGAGCTACAAGCAAGTCGCTGAAATCCTTGATGTGCCCATCGGCACCGTCATGTCGCGCCTGTCCAGGGCGCGTACTGCCTTGCGCCAACTCAGCGAGGGCGAAATCACCCGCCCGGCCCTGCGGAGACTCAAATGA